The genomic DNA AAAAAGAACAATTACAATTGGTTATTGCACACGTCAATCATCAATTGCGAGAAGCGTCGGCACAGGAAGCGCAATATCTCGCTACCTATTGTCAGCAACGAGAGCTAACGTATTATGAAACACGTTGGGAAGACCCTGAAAAGCAACGAAATTTAGAAGCAAAAGCGCGCACATTTCGTTATGAATTTTTTAAAGAAGTCATGGAAATTGAAGGTGCGGCGGTCTTAATGACGGCACATCATCTAGACGATCAAGCGGAAACGATTTTAATGAAGCTGATTCGAGGAACTAATTTTTCCCATTCCGCAGGCATTAAAGAGAGACGTCCTTTTGCGACAGGGGAATTGATTCGTCCGTTACTTATTTATCCAAAAGAAGAATTGTATCAATTTGCACAGCGCCAAGCATTCGTTTATTTTGAGGACGAAACGAACCAAACCAATGAATATTTGAGAAATCGGCTCCGTAATCAGGTTTTGCCGCTATTAAAGCAGGAAAATCCGCAATTCTTAGATCAGATTGCTTCTTTTAGTAATGAACAACGTTTTGCCCAAGAATTTATTCAAGAACAAATTGAGCCTCAATTATCTGAAGCCGTAGAACCGACCAAACAAGGATGGCGCATTCCTTTGAAGAGATTATTAAAAGAAACGCCTGCGTACCAGCACTTCTTTTTAACCGCGTTTTTCCAAAAAACATTAGTGCCATTAGGGGTTTCGTTAAACCAACGCCAGATGACACAAATTTTAAAAGTTTTGAATGATGAACGCCAACCGCAAGGCTCGGTTATGTTAGAACAGCAATGGCAACTAGCTAAAAGTTACGATTGGCTGTGCTTAGAACAAAAACAGGTTGCACTGCGAGAAGAAGTTACACATTTATTAGTACCTGGTGCGGGGATTTATTTATCGGAAACCGAGTGGCTAGGATTAATTGCGACAGACAAACCGTTTCCTCTTCCTGAAGAGATTAATCAATGGGCGGGCCAGTTGTTGGCAATCCCGTTGACCACAGCCACACCTTTGACCGTTCGTCATCGCCAAAGTGGTGATCGGATTACATTAAAACTAGGGTTTACGAAAAAATTAAGCAGAGTTTTTATTGATCAAAAAGTGCCAAATGAAGCGAGAGAGAGTGCTTGGGTCATTACGGATGAGCAAGAGGAAATCATTTGGGTACCAAAATTTGCAAATTCCTATTTGAGTATTCCTTTAGAAACTGATAAAATACACTACAGACTCCTTTTTAAGACAAAGGAGTAATGCTGAAAGGAGCGCACTATGATAGAAAAAGATATTGAGAAAGTCCTAATCTCCAAAGAAGAAATTCTTGCGAAGTCTGCAGAGCTTGGCAAGCAACTGACAGAAGAATATCAAGGGAAAAATCCTTTAGTGGTCGGTATTTTAAAAGGTGCAGTACCATTTATGGCTGATTTGACTCGTGAAATCAATACTTATTTAGAATTGGACTTTATGGATGTATCTAGCTACGGCAACGCGACAGTTTCTTCAGGCGAAGTAAAAATTGTCAAAGACTTAGACACAAATGTCGAAGGTAGACATATTTTAATCGTAGAAGATATCATCGATAGTGGTCGTACATTAGCGTATTTAGTAGATTTGTTTAGATACCGTAAAGCTGCATCTGTGAAAATTGTTACCTTATTAGATAAACCAGAAGGCCGTGTAGTAGACATTAAAGCTGACTACGTAGGGTTTGATGTGCCCAATGAGTTTGTGGTCGGTTACGGATTAGACTATGCAGAAACGTACCGCAACTTGCCTTATATTGGCGTTTTAAAACCTGAAGTTTACGAATCAAATTAATATCTATCAAGGAATTAATTGTGTTACAATGTAAAGGTCAGGATTGATAAAAGAATAACATGAATTGTAATGATGAGCATAAGGAGGACAGGCATGAACAAAAAGAATAATGGCATGAAAAATGGTTTATACTACGTCTTAGTAGTACTTGCCATGGTCATGGTTGTCTATTTCATTTTTGGAAATAACAACCAACAATCGCCAGACATCGATTACTCAACCTTCCAACAACAATTGGAAGACGGAAAAGTCAAAGACATGACCATTCAACCAACCAATGGGGTTTACCGGATTGAAGGTCAGTATAAAGAAAAACAAGAAGTAAAAGACACAGGTGGTCTGTCATTGTGGGGCTCAACGCAAGCGTCGTCAAAAGGCTTCACAACAACCGTTTTACCTAGTGATACAACCTTAGCTGGCATTCAAGATGCGGCACAAAATAACAAGGTGAAGCTAGTTGTCAAAGAACAATCAACAAGTGGTGCTTGGTTGTCACTGTTGTTTAGTTTCCTACCATTAGTGATTATTTTCTTCTTCTTCTACATGATGATGAGCCAACAAGGCGGTGGCGGCGGTGGCCGTGTGATGAACTTCGGTAAATCAAAAGCCAAAGAAGCCGATAAAAAAGCTAACCGTGTCCGCTTCTCAGATGTAGCTGGTGCGGAAGAAGAAAAACAAGAATTAGTTGAAGTAGTGGAATTCTTAAAAGATCCACGTCGTTTCGCTGAATTAGGCGCACGGATTCCTGCGGGCGTACTATTAGAGGGACCTCCAGGGACTGGTAAAACGTTACTTGCTAAAGCCGTAGCAGGTGAAGCAGGTGTGCCATTTTACTCAATCTCAGGTTCAGATTTCGTTGAAATGTTTGTCGGGGTCGGTGCTAGCCGTGTCCGGGATTTATTTGAAACAGCGAAGAAAAACGCGCCTGCGATTATCTTTATCGATGAAATCGATGCAGTTGGTCGTCAACGTGGTGCTGGTATGGGTGGCGGACACGACGAACGTGAACAAACCCTTAACCAATTATTAGTTGAGATGGATGGTTTTGATGGCAATGAAGGAGTTATCGTAATTGCTGCAACGAACCGTTCAGACGTGTTAGACCCAGCGTTGTTACGTCCAGGTCGTTTTGACCGCCAAATCTTGGTAGGACGTCCAGATGTCAAAGGTCGTGAAGCGATTTTACGTGTTCATGCGAAAAACAAGCCGTTAGCTGATGACGTTGATTTGAAAGTTGTTGCACAACAAACACCAGGTTTTGCTGGTGCTGATTTAGAAAATGTCTTAAACGAAGCAGCCTTAGTTGCCGCTCGTCGTAACAAGAAAAAAATTGATGCTTCTGATGTGGATGAAGCCGAAGACCGCGTAATTGCTGGTCCAGCTAAAAAAGATCGCGTGATTAATAAAAAAGAACGCGAAATGGTGGCTTACCATGAAGCGGGACACACAATTGTTGGTTTAGTCTTAAGTCGTGCCCGTGTTGTCCACAAAGTAACAATTATCCCTCGTGGTCGCGCAGGCGGTTATATGATTGCTTTACCAAAAGAAGATCAATTCTTAATGACTAAAGAAGATATGTTTGAACAAATCGTTGGCTTACTTGGTGGACGTACAGCAGAAGAAATTATCTTTGGCGTTCAATCAACAGGGGCTTCAAATGACTTTGAACAAGCAACAGGGATTGCCCGTAGCATGGTAACTGAATATGGAATGAGCGACAAATTAGGACCTGTTCAATATGAAGGAAACCATCAAGTCTTTGTCGGTCGTGATTATGGTCAAACAAAAGCTTACTCAGAACAAGTGGCGTTTGAAATCGATCAGGAAGTTCGTCGTATCTTAATGGATGCTCATACGAAAGCGCATGAAATTATCGAAGCGCACCGTGAACAACATAAACTAATCGCTGAAAAACTATTAGAATATGAAACATTAGATGCAAAAGCAATCAAATCATTATTTGAAACAGGTAAAATGCCTGAAGGTACTGACAGCGACTATCCTAGTGAAAAAGAAGCGCAAACATTCGAAGAAGCAAAACGTGCTTTAGAAGAAAAAGAAGCGCAAAAACAAGTTGAAGAAAAGCAAGACTTTGAAGAAGCGAAAAAAGAATTACATGATGAAGCAGAAGAAGTCAAAGTAGAAAGCGAACAAACAGAAAAAGAAGTCCAATCTGAAGAGAAAAAAGATTCAGATTCCAATTCTGAATATGATCGCAATAACTACGAAGATCGTTATAAATAACCAATTAGTAGAAGGTGCAGTATTTGTCGAGTTGACGAATACTGCACCTTCTATAATATTAAGATATTCTATAGAAGGAAGATTATTTGGTTGAAAAAACACCTGATTCCTAGTATTATCTGACTAATGGACAAAAAAGCACCAAGAGAAGAGGAAAAAGAATGGAAGATTATTTGGTAAAAGCCCTTTGTTATAAAGGTTCAATTCGAGCATATGCCATCAGTGCCACTGAAACTGTTAGCGAAGCGCAAAGAAGACATGATACATGGAGTTCTTCTACCGCAGCGTTAGGGCGCACATTGATTGGAGCCCTTTTACTAGGAGCGACTTTAAAAGGTGACGATAAATTAACTGTAAAAGTACAAGGGAATGGCCCAGCTGGTGCTATTATTGTCGATAGTAATGGCCGTGGAGAAACAAAAGGCTACATTAAAAATCCACATGTCAGCTTAAAGTTGAATGCAACAGGTAAAATTGATGTACGTGGCGCTGTCGGTAACGAAGGGATTTTCACAGTCATTAAAGATTTAGGATTAAAAGAAACCTTTTCTGGACAAACACCTATTGTTTCTGGTGAAATCGGTGAAGACTTTACATATTTTATGGCGGTCTCTGAACAAGTTCCTTCAGCTATCGGTTTAGGTGTATTGGTGGACACGGATGAATCTGTGAAAGCAGCCGGTGGTTTTATGATTCAAGTAATGCCAGGTGCCGATGAAAGTACCATTGATTTTATTGAACAGCGTCTAGCGGAAGTGCCACCAATTTCACAATTACTAGAAAATGGAGAAACACCTGAACAAGTCTTGTATCGCTTATTGGGAGAAGACGAAGTAGAAATTTTAGAAAAAATGCCTGTACAATTTAAATGTGACTGTTCCAAAGAAAAATTTGCGACCGCTTTGATTGCCGTTGGGATCGATGAATTAAATGCGATGATTGATGAAGATCATGGAGCGGAAGCAGTTTGTCAATTCTGTAACAATAAATATCACTATAGTGAAGAAGAATTAATTGAACTTCGCGATGAAGCGATTCGCAATACGAAACAAAAGTAGGAGGAAAGACTATGTGGAAAATTGGAGACGTTGAAATCCCCAACCGTGTTGTCGTAGCTCCGATGGCGGGTATTAGTAACGCCGCTTTTCGTGTGACTGTAAAAGAATTTGGCGCAGGATTAGTCGTTTGTGAAATGATTAGTGACAAAGGAATTAAATTAAGAAACAAAAAAACCTTAGAAATGCTATATATTGATGAGCGAGAATATCCTTTAAGTGTACAAATTTTTGGTGGAGATAAAGAAACATTAGTGGAAGCTGCTAAGTTTGTGGAAGAAAATACGCAAGCGGCGATTATTGATATTAACATGGGTTGCCCTGTCAATAAAATAATTAAAGCTGAAGCTGGTGCGAAATGGTTGCTGGACCCGAATAAAGTGCATGAGATGGTTCACGCAGTCTCTTCGGCAGTTTCTTTGCCTGTCACTGTAAAAATGCGAACAGGCTGGGATGAAGATCATCTATATGCTGTAGACAACGCTTTGGCTGCCGAACAAGCAGGGGCTTCGGCCATTGCTATGCATGGTCGGACACGTGTCCAAATGTATGAAGGGACAGCCAACTGGGACGTTTTAAAGGAAGTGAAAAAGCATTTAACCATTCCTTTTATGGGAAATGGCGATGTCAAAACGCCTGAAGATGCTAAACGCATGTTAGAATATGTTGGAGCGGATGGTGTGATGATTGGTCGAGCTGCTTTGGGCAATCCTTGGATGATTCAACGGACGAAAGAATACTTGGAAACGGGCGAATTGATGCCTGAGCCTTCACCAGCTGAAAAAATTAATATTGCAAAAGTTCATTTACAACGATTAGTGGATTTAAAAGGTGAAAAAATTGCGGTCCGTGAGTTTCGCCAACATGCTTCTTACTATCTAAAAGGAATCTCGCGAGCAGCCAAAGTGAAAGTTGCGATTAACCAAGTCGAAACACAACAAGCAGTTGTCGATTTACTTGATGCCTTTGTAGAAAAGATTTCCAAAGTTGCTGTAACTACTATAGAAGAATAAAAAATTCAAGCCGAAAGTAAAATTCGGCTTGCTTTTTTTCGAATTACTGTGGCATTATTAGGATAGGTTAAAATCAAGAATGGAGGAACAACAGTGGCAGAAGAACAACAAGCGCATTTAGAGGATTTAAATGATCAAATGCTCGTGCGCCGCGAAAAAATGGAAGCTTTACGTGAAGAAGGGATTGATCCTTTCGGTAAACGTTTCGATCGCACTCATAATTCAGCAGAACTTCATGAACAATATGATAATCATACAAAAGAAGAACTTAGTGAAATGAATACAGAAGTCAGCGTTGCTGGACGTATGATGACAAAACGTGGTAAAGGAAAAGCTGGTTTCGCCCATTTGCAAGACCGTGAAGGCCAAATTCAAATTTATGTTCGGAAGGACCAAGTTGGAGACGAAGCCTATGAACTATTTAAACATGCTGACTTAGGCGACTTCTTTGGTGTGACAGGTCAAATAATGAAAACCAATACGGGGGAAGTTACTGTTAAAGCTCAAACAATTACGTTATTAACTAAAGCTTTGCGTCCATTGCCAGATAAATACCATGGATTAACGAATGTGGAACAACGCTATCGTCAACGCTATTTGGATTTAATCAGTAACAAAGAAAGCTTTGATCGTTTCATGAAACGCAGTCAAATTATTAGCGAAATCCGTCGTTATCTAGATGGCAATGGCTATGTCGAAGTAGAAACGCCTGTCTTGCATAACGAAGCAGGAGGAGCTGCTGCTCGTCCATTTATCACACACCATAATGCATTAGATATGGACTTATACTTACGCATTGCCCTAGAGTTACATTTAAAACGTTTAATTGTCGGTGGCATGGAAAAAGTATATGAAATTGGTCGTGTCTTCCGTAATGAAGGAATCGATACCACTCATAACCCAGAATTTACAATGCTAGAAGC from Enterococcus faecalis includes the following:
- the tilS gene encoding tRNA lysidine(34) synthetase TilS, coding for MFWQFYKRGKEQGFWQPHQTIVVAVSGGVDSMALLTLMEQVAEKEQLQLVIAHVNHQLREASAQEAQYLATYCQQRELTYYETRWEDPEKQRNLEAKARTFRYEFFKEVMEIEGAAVLMTAHHLDDQAETILMKLIRGTNFSHSAGIKERRPFATGELIRPLLIYPKEELYQFAQRQAFVYFEDETNQTNEYLRNRLRNQVLPLLKQENPQFLDQIASFSNEQRFAQEFIQEQIEPQLSEAVEPTKQGWRIPLKRLLKETPAYQHFFLTAFFQKTLVPLGVSLNQRQMTQILKVLNDERQPQGSVMLEQQWQLAKSYDWLCLEQKQVALREEVTHLLVPGAGIYLSETEWLGLIATDKPFPLPEEINQWAGQLLAIPLTTATPLTVRHRQSGDRITLKLGFTKKLSRVFIDQKVPNEARESAWVITDEQEEIIWVPKFANSYLSIPLETDKIHYRLLFKTKE
- the hpt gene encoding hypoxanthine phosphoribosyltransferase; this encodes MIEKDIEKVLISKEEILAKSAELGKQLTEEYQGKNPLVVGILKGAVPFMADLTREINTYLELDFMDVSSYGNATVSSGEVKIVKDLDTNVEGRHILIVEDIIDSGRTLAYLVDLFRYRKAASVKIVTLLDKPEGRVVDIKADYVGFDVPNEFVVGYGLDYAETYRNLPYIGVLKPEVYESN
- the ftsH gene encoding ATP-dependent zinc metalloprotease FtsH; this translates as MNKKNNGMKNGLYYVLVVLAMVMVVYFIFGNNNQQSPDIDYSTFQQQLEDGKVKDMTIQPTNGVYRIEGQYKEKQEVKDTGGLSLWGSTQASSKGFTTTVLPSDTTLAGIQDAAQNNKVKLVVKEQSTSGAWLSLLFSFLPLVIIFFFFYMMMSQQGGGGGGRVMNFGKSKAKEADKKANRVRFSDVAGAEEEKQELVEVVEFLKDPRRFAELGARIPAGVLLEGPPGTGKTLLAKAVAGEAGVPFYSISGSDFVEMFVGVGASRVRDLFETAKKNAPAIIFIDEIDAVGRQRGAGMGGGHDEREQTLNQLLVEMDGFDGNEGVIVIAATNRSDVLDPALLRPGRFDRQILVGRPDVKGREAILRVHAKNKPLADDVDLKVVAQQTPGFAGADLENVLNEAALVAARRNKKKIDASDVDEAEDRVIAGPAKKDRVINKKEREMVAYHEAGHTIVGLVLSRARVVHKVTIIPRGRAGGYMIALPKEDQFLMTKEDMFEQIVGLLGGRTAEEIIFGVQSTGASNDFEQATGIARSMVTEYGMSDKLGPVQYEGNHQVFVGRDYGQTKAYSEQVAFEIDQEVRRILMDAHTKAHEIIEAHREQHKLIAEKLLEYETLDAKAIKSLFETGKMPEGTDSDYPSEKEAQTFEEAKRALEEKEAQKQVEEKQDFEEAKKELHDEAEEVKVESEQTEKEVQSEEKKDSDSNSEYDRNNYEDRYK
- the hslO gene encoding Hsp33 family molecular chaperone HslO; this encodes MEDYLVKALCYKGSIRAYAISATETVSEAQRRHDTWSSSTAALGRTLIGALLLGATLKGDDKLTVKVQGNGPAGAIIVDSNGRGETKGYIKNPHVSLKLNATGKIDVRGAVGNEGIFTVIKDLGLKETFSGQTPIVSGEIGEDFTYFMAVSEQVPSAIGLGVLVDTDESVKAAGGFMIQVMPGADESTIDFIEQRLAEVPPISQLLENGETPEQVLYRLLGEDEVEILEKMPVQFKCDCSKEKFATALIAVGIDELNAMIDEDHGAEAVCQFCNNKYHYSEEELIELRDEAIRNTKQK
- the dusB gene encoding tRNA dihydrouridine synthase DusB, with amino-acid sequence MWKIGDVEIPNRVVVAPMAGISNAAFRVTVKEFGAGLVVCEMISDKGIKLRNKKTLEMLYIDEREYPLSVQIFGGDKETLVEAAKFVEENTQAAIIDINMGCPVNKIIKAEAGAKWLLDPNKVHEMVHAVSSAVSLPVTVKMRTGWDEDHLYAVDNALAAEQAGASAIAMHGRTRVQMYEGTANWDVLKEVKKHLTIPFMGNGDVKTPEDAKRMLEYVGADGVMIGRAALGNPWMIQRTKEYLETGELMPEPSPAEKINIAKVHLQRLVDLKGEKIAVREFRQHASYYLKGISRAAKVKVAINQVETQQAVVDLLDAFVEKISKVAVTTIEE
- the lysS gene encoding lysine--tRNA ligase translates to MAEEQQAHLEDLNDQMLVRREKMEALREEGIDPFGKRFDRTHNSAELHEQYDNHTKEELSEMNTEVSVAGRMMTKRGKGKAGFAHLQDREGQIQIYVRKDQVGDEAYELFKHADLGDFFGVTGQIMKTNTGEVTVKAQTITLLTKALRPLPDKYHGLTNVEQRYRQRYLDLISNKESFDRFMKRSQIISEIRRYLDGNGYVEVETPVLHNEAGGAAARPFITHHNALDMDLYLRIALELHLKRLIVGGMEKVYEIGRVFRNEGIDTTHNPEFTMLEAYTAYTDYQDVMDLTEGIIRNAAEKVLGTTDITYDGQAVDLGSPFKRLHMADAVKEQTGVDFWQEMTIEEARALAKEHNVEITDAMTVGHIINEFFETFVEDTLQQPTFIYGHPVAVSPLAKKNPEDGRFTDRFELFIIGKEFANAFTELNDPIDQRERFEEQEKEREQGNDEAHGVDEDFIEALEYGLPPTGGLGIGIDRLVMLLTDAQSIRDVLLFPTMR